A region from the Metarhizium brunneum chromosome 7, complete sequence genome encodes:
- the SAT4_9 gene encoding Satratoxin biosynthesis SC1 cluster protein 4, with product MRFPISAAFLLAWLSAFALAQSYPSATEILEQLPPCAAKCLTAIVPGSACSVTDVQCICTSSPIQDAAEKCILRDCTSLADALSAKNITATACHAPVRDRSGQYVAVSIALGTITVLLVVTRLVFKQFFAANVGLAADDKVILVTLAIRISCIVINVRGLAAHGLGKDTWTLPSHELTSFAEWLYIMEVLYLAELSLIKLSLSLFYVRIFPGKTIRRLLWATVVTNALYGATFVVTAIFQCSPIDYFWTQYVEPHATGRCININAFGWANAAISVALDIWMISIPLSQIPKLKLHWTKKVGVSIMFLLGAFVTVVSILRLSSLVSWANSTNPTWDQWNIVYWSTIEVNVGMICTCLPSIRLIMLRAFPNMTRSHPTYGTDSLSHHTSGQSGVERRTTTRDHRLSDFEQSVGHTWTRIESEAKQ from the exons ATGCGGTTCCCCATCAGCGCGGCGTTTCTGCTGGCTTGGCTATCCGCGTTTGCCCTGGCACAGTCGTATCCGTCCGCCACCGAGATCCTCGAGCAGCTTCCTCCCTGCGCG GCGAAATGCTTGACGGCCATTGTGCCGGGCTCTGCCTGCTCCGTGACAGACGTGCAGTGCATCTGTACAAGCTCGCCCATTCAAGATGCGGCAGAAAAGTGCATCCTCCGCGACTGCACGTCGCTGGCCGACGCCCTCT CGGCCAAGAACATCACGGCCACGGCGTGCCACGCCCCCGTTCGCGACCGGTCCGGCCAGTACGTCGCCGTGTCCATTGCCCTGGGGACAATCACGGTCCTGCTCGTCGTGACCCGGCTGGTGTTTAAGCAGTTCTTCGCCGCAAACGTGGGCCTCgctgccgacgacaaggTCATCCTGGTCACGCTGGCCATCCGCATCTCGTGCATCGTCATCAACGTCCGGGGCCTGGCCGCCCACGGCCTGGGCAAGGACACCTGGACGCTCCCGTCGCACGAGCTGACCTCGTTTGCCGAGTGGCTGTACATCATGGAGGTGCTGTACCTCGCCGAGCTGTCCCTCATCAAGCTCAGCCTGTCGCTCTTCTACGTCCGCATCTTCCCGGGCAAGACGATCCGGAGGCTGCTCTGGGCCACCGTCGTCACCAACGCCCTCTACGGCGCGACCTTTGTCGTCACCGCCATCTTCCAATGCTCCCCCATCGACTACTTCTGGACCCAGTACGTCGAGCCGCACGCGACGGGGCGgtgcatcaacatcaacgcCTTTGGCTgggccaacgccgccatcagcGTGGCCCTCGACATTTGGATGATTAGCATCCCGCTGAGCCAGATCCCCAAGCTCAAGCTGCACTGGACGAAAAAGGTCGGCGTGTCCATCATGTTTCTCCTCGGAGCATT CGTCACCGTCGTTTCCATCCTGCGCCTGAGCTCGCTCGTCTCGTGGGCAAACTCGACCAACCCGACCTGGGACCAGTGGAACATTGTATACTGGTCCACCATCGAGGTCAATGTCGGCATGATCTGCACATGCCTCCCGTCCATTCGCCTCATCATGCTGCGAGCCTTCCCCAACATGACGCGCTCGCATCCCACCTACGGCACCGATTCCCTCAGCCACCACACGAGCGGTCAATCGGGGGTCGAGAGGAGAACCACGACGAGGGACCATCGTCTGTCCGACTTTGAACAAAGCGTAGGGCACACGTGGACGCGGATAG AGTCCGAGGCCAAACAGTGA
- the VPS68 gene encoding Vacuolar protein sorting-associated protein 68, producing the protein MAEERLWKFRKPEWLNSVWARNTGVYAAGALFSLAFYVMLDSAVWSKSARNGSNVHIKFVDWLPLVFSSLGMLIINSVEKTRLSADSFSYSGSGVAWKARVVLFLGFAALAGGMAGGVTVFVLKFVVPGVSMPALGMGIENIVSNALVGFSSVVLWVSQNMEDEYSYNLSI; encoded by the exons atggcagAAGAACGTCTTTGGAAGTTCCGAAAGCCCGAGTGGCTGAACAGTGTCTGGGCACGAAACACGGGCGTCTACGCTGCAGGAGCTCTG TTTTCGCTCGCATTCTACGTCATGCTCGACTCGGCCGTATGGTCTAAATCCGCCCGCAACGGCTCCAACGTCCACATTAAATTTGTCGACTGGCTCCCGCTTGTCTTTTCCAGCCTCGGCATGCTCATCATCAACTCTGTTGAGAAGACACGCCTGAGCGCCGACTCCTTCAGCTATAGCGGATCTGGGGTGGCGTGGAAGGCTCGGGTGGTGCTTTTCCTGGGGTTTGCCGCCCTCGCAGGCGGCATGGCTGGTGGCGTGACGGTCTTTGTGCTCAAGTTTGTGGTGCCTGGTGTTTCTATGCCTGCGCTGGGAATGGGCATTGAGAATATCGTGAGCAATGCGCTGGTTGGGTTCAG CTCCGTTGTTCTCTGGGTCAGTCAGAACATGGAGGATGAGTACTCTTACAATCTATCGATATAA
- the GET4 gene encoding Golgi to ER traffic protein 4, translated as MASKVDKIVARLQQKITDGDFYEAQQQTRVAASRYIKTKSWDAAIDILSSVAQSLLKAGQGGSGGDLCTMMVDVYKQAELTPDSTSKGRLLTCLRLFDGEEPTRKKFITEMLAWSSKFGEYPAGDPELHHVAGSIYAEEHDTYEAERHLLLGTKDSPQVLFKMEYTWYKEGDAHLAPHFAGRAVLPYLLVGNVRAANNCYRLFTSALSSDNPSLGVQDVSSASSDIRIFPSLPLLNFLGLLLLAIQRAAPEVYKGLVSKYATQINEADAWTEPLEMIAEMYFGIAKPRQSNPLMDMMSGLFGGGGGGGPPPQQPRRQGIRGPDAPVAEGLD; from the exons atggccagcaaagTCGACAAGATCGTCGCCCGGCTGCAGCAAAAGATTACAGATGGCGACTTCTACGAAGCCCAGCAGCAGACCCGGGTAGCCGCCTCTCGATATATCAAGACCAAGAGCTGGgacgccgccatcgacatCCTGTCCAGCGTCGCGCAGTCGCTCCTCAAAGCCGGCcagggcggcagcggcggcgacctGTGCACCATGATGGTCGACGTGTACAAGCAAGCAGAGCTAACCCCGGACTCGACCTCCAAGGGACGATTGCTGACCTGCCTGCGGCTGTTTGACGGCGAGGAGCCCACGCGCAAGAAGTTCATCACAGAGATGCTCGC ATGGTCATCGAAATTTGGCGAGTATCCCGCCGGAGACCCCGAACTGCACCACGTAGCAGGGTCCATATACGCCGAGGAGCACGACACGTACGAGGCGGAGCGGCACCTGCTTCTCGGAACTAAAGATTCCCCCCAAGTTCTATTCAAGATGGAGTATACTTGGTACAAAGAAGGCGACGCCCACCTCGCGCCGCACTTTGCAGGGCGCGCCGTCCTGCCCTACCTGCTCGTGGGCAACGTCCGGGCCGCCAACAACTGCTACCGCCTCTTCACCAGCGCCCTGAGCAGCGACAACCCCAGCCTCGGCGTCCAGGACGTGTCCAGCGCGAGCTCCGACATTCGCATCTTCCCCAGCCTCCCGCTCCTCAACTTCCTCGGCCTCCTGCTGCTCGCTATCCAGCGCGCCGCGCCAGAAGTCTACAAGGGCCTCGTCTCCAAATACGCCACGCAGATCAACGAGGCGGATGCGTGGACGGAACCGCTGGAAATGATTGCCGAGATGTACTTTGGCATCGCGAAGCCGCGACAAAGCAATCCCCTcatggacatgatgagcGGACtattcggcggcggcggcggcggcggcccgcCGCCCCAGCAGCCGCGCAGGCAAGGAATCCGGGGTCCGGATGCCCCTGTTGCCGAAGGTCTAGATTAG
- the het-6_13 gene encoding Heterokaryon incompatibility protein 6, OR allele — MESLDVSTFVYFHLDMDVPHTFRILDVHPGQRDDPLRCTLRHVSQEEGSQCKYAGLSYAWGDPSVTSDIIVNNARHTITRNLEIALRGLRDSSATLTLWVDAICINQMYIPEKNDQVRHMQTIYANADRIILWLGEASSESDRAIAFLKHVCARLEQAGIVPEESLDPQRYVEKDFLRGLGDYLEPAFNDDWEAVAQLFMRPWWTRA; from the coding sequence ATGGAGTCGCTCGATGTCTCGACTTTCGTTTATTTCCACCTCGACATGGACGTGCCTCATACATTCCGTATCTTGGATGTCCACCCAGGGCAGCGCGACGATCCTTTACGCTGCACCCTGCGCCATGTGTCCCAAGAAGAGGGGTCCCAGTGCAAATATGCAGGCCTCTCATATGCTTGGGGCGACCCAAGCGTCACGAGCGACATCATCGTGAACAACGCGAGGCACACCATCACCAGAAATCTGGAGATAGCCCTCCGCGGCCTCAGGGACAGCAGCGCCACGCTCACGCTATGGGTAGACGCCATCTGCATTAATCAGATGTATATACCCGAGAAGAACGACCAGGTCCGGCACATGCAAACCATTTACGCAAACGCTGACAGGATCATTCTCTGGCTAGGGGAGGCTTCCAGCGAGAGCGACAGAGCCATCGCATTCCTAAAGCACGTCTGTGCCCGACTAGAACAGGCCGGCATCGTTCCGGAAGAGAGTCTCGACCCCCAGCGGTACGTGGAAAAAGATTTCCTGCGCGGTCTCGGCGATTATCTGGAGCCGGCTTTCAACGACGACTGGGAAGCCGTGGCGCAACTGTTCATGCGGCCCTGGTGGACTCGAGCCTAG